In the genome of Paramisgurnus dabryanus chromosome 18, PD_genome_1.1, whole genome shotgun sequence, one region contains:
- the nectin1a gene encoding nectin 1a isoform X1 yields MMLFLKFVLLLTAIPFNTGVHGQLVQMDTNKSGFVGSHVELPCLFINSYPPVKISQVTWQKLVNGTKQNVAIANPALGVSVLQPFKERVRFKNPAVRQRTPSLEDTTIIFNKLRLSDESSYICEYTTFPAGNRESMVNLTVYARPMIQMSLTTPSIVVGFKDLKMTVATCISANGKPPSVITWETKLEGEYKTQEIRNPDGTVTVRSDYLVVPSREIHQQLLTCVSTYNDEQHTDSVKLNILYEPEVIIEGFDENWYLNRENVQLTCLAEANPPISMFQWRYLNGSLPSSVEVRDNVLIFKGPLTYDIAGTYVCDATNSIGTGNASVEVTVTDTPSSPYEISQEQNQTDIFIYIGGAVVCGTVLMAAITLLIVFFKRRRSTFKGNYSAKKQILANGYNKSGSPQPQTTIPQSLTFSDDSSILGGSVQDFQSCHDSRMKTYHAGLIEDSLRNRCNEQTRFYDYGSEVEVSVDMVPQIDGSVISKEEWYV; encoded by the exons ATGATGTTGTTTTTGAAGTTTGTGCTTCTGCTGACAGCTATTCCATTTAACACAG GTGTTCATGGTCAATTGGTCCAGATGGACACCAATAAATCAGGATTCGTGGGTTCACACGTGGAGCTACCCTGTCTGTTTATCAACAGCTACCCGCCTGTAAAGATCTCCCAGGTCACCTGGCAAAAACTTGTTAATGGCACCAAGCAGAACGTGGCCATCGCCAATCCAGCCCTGGGTGTTTCAGTGCTTCAACCCTTCAAAGAGCGTGTGCGCTTCAAAAACCCGGCGGTCCGGCAGCGCACTCCATCCCTGGAGGACACCACTATAATCTTTAACAAACTAAGACTGTCTGATGAATCTAGCTATATCTGCGAGTACACGACTTTCCCAGCTGGAAACAGGGAGAGCATGGTCAATCTTACTGTTTACG CTCGGCCTATGATCCAGATGAGTCTGACCACACCCTCTATAGTGGTGGGATTCAAAGATCTGAAGATGACCGTCGCCACGTGCATTTCAGCCAATGGAAAGCCACCCAGTGTGATCACATGGGAAACGAAATTAGAAGGAGAATACAAAACCCAGGAGATACGCAACCCTGATGGGACCGTCACAGTTCGCAGTGATTACTTGGTGGTTCCCAGTCGAGAAATACACCAGCAGCTGCTCACCTGCGTCTCAACATATAATGATGAGCAACACACAGACAGTGTAAAGCTCAACATTCTGT ATGAGCCAGAGGTGATAATAGAGGGCTTTGATGAGAATTGGTATTTAAACAGAGAAAATGTTCAGCTCACCTGTTTGGCTGAAGCTAACCCACCCATATCTATGTTTCAGTGGAGATA CTTAAACGGATCTCTGCCAAGCTCAGTAGAAGTCCGTGACAACGTGCTGATTTTCAAAGGTCCTCTAACCTATGACATTGCAGGCACATATGTCTGTGATGCCACCAACAGCATTGGGACAGGCAATGCGTCCGTTGAGGTCACCGTCACAG ACACCCCTAGCTCCCCATATGAGATTTCTCAGGAGCAAAATCAAACAGACATCTTCATCTACATCGGTGGAGCTGTCGTGTGCGGCACAGTGCTCATGGCGGCCATTACGCTCCTGATAGTGTTTTTCAAACGCCGGAGATCCacgtttaaaggaaactacagTGCCAAGAAGCAAATACTGGCCAATGGCTACAACAAATCTGGAAGCCCACAGCCTCAAACCACTATCCCTCAGAGTTTGACCTTCTCTGATGACTCCAGCATCTTAGGTGGAAGCGTTCAGGATTTCCAAAGCTGCCATGATAGCAGAATGAAGACTTACCACGCGGGATTGATTGAGGACAGCTTGAGGAACAGATGCAATGAGCAGACACGTTTTTACGATTATGGATCTGAAGTGGAGGTCTCGGTGGACATGGTTCCTCAGATAGATGGTTCTGTCATCTCTAAAGAAGAGTGGTATGTGTAA
- the LOC141280991 gene encoding uncharacterized protein isoform X2, with protein MNKPNSMFGWIVFLGVSISTVLCQDGENIITVCQEEDNDLRVNCLLEPKANYHTDIEFSMSKGNRETIIYTNISGIMPDRKFRHNAYVTKIEPYGFRLTMMGFTMTENTIFICKVTKTQKTLFVELDTIEPCSAISVFLLGYPWISLIVPLCIVQLWEAF; from the exons ATGAACAAACCAAACTCTATGTTCGGGTGGATTGTATTTCTGGGAG TTTCGATCAGCACAGTTTTGTGTCAAGATGGAGAGAATATAATTACAGTATGCCAAGAGGAAGATAATGACCTCAGAGTCAACTGCCTTTTGGAGCCCAAAGCCAACTACCACACAGACATTGAGTTTTCAATGTCTAAAGGCAACAGGGAGACAATCATATACACTAACATCTCTGGTATCATGCCTGACCGCAAATTCCGGCACAACGCGTATGTGACAAAGATCGAACCGTATGGATTCAGACTGACAATGATGGGCTTCACGATGACTGAGAATACAATCTTCATCTGCAAAGTCACCAAGACCCAGAAGACTTTATTTGTTGAATTAG ATACCATCGAGCCCTGCTCTGCCATCAGTGTGTTTCTACTGGGTTATCCTTGGATCAGTCTTATAGTACCTTTGTGTATTGTACAGTTATGGGAAGCCTTCTAA
- the LOC141280991 gene encoding uncharacterized protein isoform X1 — protein sequence MLALDNNRIISLHFLHSEMNKPNSMFGWIVFLGVSISTVLCQDGENIITVCQEEDNDLRVNCLLEPKANYHTDIEFSMSKGNRETIIYTNISGIMPDRKFRHNAYVTKIEPYGFRLTMMGFTMTENTIFICKVTKTQKTLFVELDTIEPCSAISVFLLGYPWISLIVPLCIVQLWEAF from the exons ATGCTTGCTCTGGACAACAACAGAATTATATCCCTGCATTTCCTG CATTCGGAAATGAACAAACCAAACTCTATGTTCGGGTGGATTGTATTTCTGGGAG TTTCGATCAGCACAGTTTTGTGTCAAGATGGAGAGAATATAATTACAGTATGCCAAGAGGAAGATAATGACCTCAGAGTCAACTGCCTTTTGGAGCCCAAAGCCAACTACCACACAGACATTGAGTTTTCAATGTCTAAAGGCAACAGGGAGACAATCATATACACTAACATCTCTGGTATCATGCCTGACCGCAAATTCCGGCACAACGCGTATGTGACAAAGATCGAACCGTATGGATTCAGACTGACAATGATGGGCTTCACGATGACTGAGAATACAATCTTCATCTGCAAAGTCACCAAGACCCAGAAGACTTTATTTGTTGAATTAG ATACCATCGAGCCCTGCTCTGCCATCAGTGTGTTTCTACTGGGTTATCCTTGGATCAGTCTTATAGTACCTTTGTGTATTGTACAGTTATGGGAAGCCTTCTAA